A window of Corallococcus macrosporus DSM 14697 contains these coding sequences:
- the istB gene encoding IS21-like element helper ATPase IstB, with amino-acid sequence MRHARHLARSGSSPPDGARAADTNLSLTEFLYRLLADEVERRDGKQLDVRLRRAAFERPSTLEDFDFSFNTSVPRAKVLELGTCTFVERHENVLVVGPAGVGKSHLAQALGQRACRAGHAVLYVSAHDMLTQLRASRADNSYERRLLRFTTPALLIIDDLGLRPLTGEEGVDLYEIIRRRYERAATCITSNRALEEWPPLFGDALLASAAMDRLLHHSHVLTIEGDSYRNPPLAKRTRAPRAAHADTAAR; translated from the coding sequence ATTCGCCATGCGCGCCACCTTGCGCGCTCCGGCTCATCCCCTCCAGACGGGGCTCGTGCAGCGGATACCAACTTGTCGCTGACGGAATTCCTCTACCGACTGCTGGCCGACGAGGTGGAGCGGCGCGACGGCAAGCAGTTGGACGTGCGCCTGCGCCGTGCCGCCTTCGAGCGGCCCAGCACCCTGGAGGACTTCGACTTCTCCTTCAACACCTCCGTCCCGCGCGCCAAGGTGCTGGAGTTGGGCACCTGCACCTTTGTCGAGCGGCACGAGAACGTGCTCGTGGTGGGCCCGGCGGGCGTCGGCAAGAGTCACCTCGCCCAGGCGCTGGGACAGCGAGCTTGCCGCGCCGGCCACGCCGTCCTCTACGTGAGCGCCCACGACATGCTCACGCAGTTGCGCGCCTCACGCGCCGACAACAGCTACGAGCGGCGCCTCCTGCGCTTCACCACGCCAGCCCTGCTCATCATCGACGACCTCGGACTGCGGCCCCTCACGGGTGAGGAGGGTGTCGACCTGTACGAGATTATCCGTCGTCGCTACGAGCGTGCGGCCACTTGCATCACCTCCAATCGCGCCCTGGAGGAGTGGCCTCCGCTGTTTGGTGACGCACTGCTGGCCAGCGCCGCCATGGACCGACTGCTGCACCACTCCCATGTCCTCACCATCGAGGGTGACAGCTACCGCAACCCACCGCTCGCCAAGCGCACCCGAGCACCGCGCGCGGCCCACGCTGACACCGCCGCACGCTGA
- the istA gene encoding IS21 family transposase — protein sequence MSNRRVEMDRLQELVRLHRLGTPARQVARVLRMGVDVERNYRRVLEAAGLLRGDVQVLPELEVLKAAVLVARPAAPPAPQQTSSLEAHRAQVESWVAKGLQPQAIFTRLQMEAGVPVGSLSAVKRLVGSVRRAQGVSEEDVAIPVETAPGEVAQVDFGEVGRLYDADTGTLRRAWVFVMVLGYSRHLFATLVFDQRVETWLRCHEAAFAYFGGVPRCVVPDNLKAAVVRAAFGVDGERALQRSYRALARHYGFIVDPAPPRAPEKKGKVEAGVRYVKGNFFAGRAGEDARECEAALQRWLRDVASVRVHGTTGRQPRLLFQQAEAAALRALPAAAWAPEVWHEARVHRDAHVMYGRRLYSVPWRLIGQRVWLCVTAHDVRVYAQDERVATHPLRGEGHRSTVEAHLPEARAALRHRSRGHWEARAARLGPHTEAYVRAVFDADDVLSQLRCVQAMVVHLEGFPRERADAACRRALHFGNLRYQGLKDILRRGLDLQPLPQDGHLAIATPAATAAPPAPRYARDVRTLLR from the coding sequence GTGAGTAACCGGAGAGTGGAGATGGACCGGCTGCAGGAATTGGTGCGGTTGCACCGCCTGGGCACACCCGCGCGGCAAGTGGCCCGGGTGCTGCGAATGGGCGTGGACGTGGAGCGCAACTACCGCCGCGTGCTGGAGGCGGCGGGGCTGCTGCGGGGCGATGTGCAGGTGCTGCCCGAACTCGAGGTGCTCAAGGCCGCGGTGCTGGTGGCGCGGCCCGCGGCCCCGCCAGCGCCTCAGCAGACGTCCAGCCTGGAGGCGCACCGAGCCCAAGTGGAATCGTGGGTGGCCAAAGGCCTGCAGCCGCAGGCCATCTTCACCCGGCTGCAGATGGAGGCAGGGGTGCCGGTAGGCAGCCTCTCGGCCGTCAAACGCCTGGTGGGCAGCGTGCGTCGGGCGCAGGGCGTGAGTGAAGAGGACGTCGCCATCCCCGTGGAGACGGCCCCGGGCGAGGTGGCGCAGGTGGACTTCGGTGAAGTGGGCCGGCTGTACGACGCGGACACGGGGACGCTGCGGCGCGCCTGGGTGTTCGTCATGGTGCTCGGCTACAGCCGCCACCTCTTCGCCACGCTGGTGTTCGACCAGCGCGTGGAGACGTGGCTGCGCTGCCACGAGGCCGCCTTCGCGTACTTCGGCGGGGTGCCCCGCTGCGTGGTGCCCGACAACCTCAAGGCGGCGGTGGTACGCGCGGCCTTCGGGGTGGACGGGGAGAGGGCCCTGCAACGCAGCTACCGCGCGCTGGCGCGTCACTACGGCTTCATCGTCGACCCGGCCCCACCTCGCGCCCCCGAGAAGAAGGGCAAGGTGGAGGCGGGCGTGCGCTATGTGAAGGGCAACTTCTTCGCCGGGCGGGCCGGGGAGGACGCGCGCGAGTGCGAGGCCGCCCTGCAGCGCTGGCTGCGGGACGTGGCGTCGGTGCGCGTGCACGGCACGACGGGGCGCCAGCCGCGCCTCCTCTTCCAGCAGGCCGAGGCCGCGGCGCTGCGTGCGCTGCCGGCGGCCGCGTGGGCGCCCGAGGTGTGGCACGAGGCCCGCGTGCACAGAGACGCCCACGTCATGTACGGCCGACGGCTGTACTCGGTGCCCTGGCGCCTCATCGGCCAGCGCGTCTGGCTGTGCGTCACCGCCCACGACGTGCGCGTGTACGCCCAGGACGAGCGCGTGGCCACCCACCCGCTGCGCGGCGAGGGCCACCGCAGCACCGTGGAGGCCCACCTGCCCGAGGCGCGCGCGGCCCTGCGCCACCGCAGTCGCGGCCACTGGGAGGCGCGGGCGGCCCGGCTGGGCCCTCACACCGAGGCGTACGTGCGCGCCGTCTTCGACGCCGATGACGTCCTCAGCCAGCTGCGCTGCGTGCAGGCCATGGTGGTGCACCTGGAGGGCTTCCCGCGAGAGCGGGCCGATGCCGCGTGCCGCCGGGCGCTGCACTTCGGCAACCTGCGCTACCAGGGCCTCAAGGACATCCTGCGCCGAGGCCTGGACTTGCAGCCGTTGCCCCAGGACGGGCACCTGGCCATCGCCACGCCCGCCGCCACTGCTGCGCCGCCGGCTCCCCGCTACGCGCGCGACGTGCGCACGCTGCTGCGTTAG
- the tnpB gene encoding IS66 family insertion sequence element accessory protein TnpB (TnpB, as the term is used for proteins encoded by IS66 family insertion elements, is considered an accessory protein, since TnpC, encoded by a neighboring gene, is a DDE family transposase.) — MIPHGVEIFLGLEPIDLRWGFERLSGLVEERLGRKPRSGALFVFFGKRRTALKVLFYDGTGLCLFYKRLDTGCFQVPRGLEEGATSLAVEEHVLEELLDGLRVEAPRRGPRPH, encoded by the coding sequence ATGATTCCGCACGGCGTCGAAATCTTCCTGGGCCTGGAGCCGATTGACTTGCGCTGGGGCTTCGAGCGGCTGTCTGGGTTGGTGGAGGAGAGGCTGGGACGCAAGCCTCGCAGCGGCGCCCTCTTCGTCTTCTTCGGCAAGCGGCGCACGGCGCTGAAGGTACTCTTCTACGACGGCACGGGGCTGTGCCTCTTCTACAAGCGGCTGGACACCGGCTGCTTCCAGGTGCCGCGAGGGTTGGAGGAAGGCGCTACCAGCCTGGCGGTGGAGGAGCACGTGCTGGAGGAGTTGCTGGACGGGCTGCGCGTGGAGGCGCCCAGGCGCGGCCCTCGCCCACATTGA
- the tnpC gene encoding IS66 family transposase, whose translation MGVDSAVVSGYKAAVSTHESPISAQARIAELEALLSAERQRAAQLERERDVLKASHERLRLELELLKRRLFMAKAERVDTQQLELEFAQKLRALEEVAGTLGMASAEASGGAGAKQKSKPKGRRDLKSLPLEERRVVIADPLFDELVAQGKAEKIGFEESCKLAWQRGGMRRLVIARVKYRTVGADGEATLASAMAPKEVFFRCLAAPSLLAHLATEKYCDGLPLFRMEKRLARDGVAVDRGTMARWLEDMGATLGTTVVAAMREEALATAFCIATDATGVAVQPAPTEGPRQACRRGHYFVQVVDRDAVFFEYTPKETSAAVLELFKGFKGYVQADAKSVYNALFRPAEDAPADGEEGVCQEVACWAHCRRGFWEAATAKDVIAREGLARISRLFQLEATWRDKPPEEIHRLRHAHLRAHVDAFFVWAQEEYEKVREQRGLLRRALGYAVRQREALRCFLDDGRLLLENNRSERELRRIAVGRKAWLFVGSDDHAERAGHLFTLIATARLHGLEPETYLRDILRVLAHWPHQRYLELAPKYWAATRARLLPSELDAEVGELTVPAPVAASPEEQSSPR comes from the coding sequence GTGGGTGTCGACAGCGCGGTGGTGAGTGGTTACAAGGCCGCGGTGTCCACGCACGAGTCTCCCATTTCCGCGCAGGCGCGCATCGCCGAGCTCGAGGCGCTGTTGAGCGCCGAGAGGCAGCGCGCCGCGCAGTTGGAGAGGGAGCGGGACGTGCTGAAAGCCTCGCACGAGAGGCTGCGGCTGGAGTTGGAGTTACTCAAGCGCCGCCTCTTCATGGCCAAGGCGGAGCGGGTGGACACCCAGCAGTTGGAGTTGGAATTCGCCCAGAAGCTGCGCGCCCTGGAAGAGGTGGCCGGCACACTGGGCATGGCCTCGGCGGAGGCGTCAGGCGGCGCGGGGGCGAAGCAGAAGTCCAAGCCCAAGGGCCGGCGGGACTTGAAGAGTCTGCCGCTGGAAGAGAGGCGGGTGGTGATTGCGGACCCTCTCTTCGACGAGCTGGTGGCCCAGGGGAAGGCGGAGAAAATCGGCTTCGAGGAGAGCTGCAAGCTGGCCTGGCAGCGCGGCGGTATGCGGCGCCTCGTCATCGCCCGGGTGAAGTACCGCACGGTGGGGGCCGACGGGGAGGCCACGCTGGCCTCGGCCATGGCGCCCAAGGAAGTCTTCTTCCGCTGCCTGGCGGCGCCCTCGCTGCTGGCCCACCTGGCCACCGAGAAGTACTGCGACGGGCTGCCGTTGTTCCGCATGGAGAAGCGCCTGGCCCGCGACGGCGTGGCGGTGGACAGGGGGACGATGGCGCGGTGGCTGGAGGACATGGGCGCCACCCTGGGCACCACAGTGGTGGCCGCCATGCGCGAGGAGGCCCTGGCCACCGCCTTCTGCATCGCCACCGACGCCACGGGCGTGGCGGTGCAGCCGGCCCCCACCGAGGGGCCGCGTCAGGCGTGCCGACGCGGCCACTACTTCGTCCAGGTAGTCGACAGGGACGCCGTCTTCTTCGAGTACACGCCGAAGGAGACGAGCGCCGCGGTGCTGGAGCTCTTCAAGGGTTTCAAGGGCTACGTGCAGGCCGACGCCAAGAGCGTCTACAACGCCCTCTTCCGTCCCGCCGAGGACGCGCCCGCTGACGGCGAGGAGGGGGTGTGTCAGGAGGTGGCGTGCTGGGCGCACTGCCGCCGGGGCTTCTGGGAGGCGGCGACGGCCAAGGACGTCATCGCCAGGGAGGGGCTGGCGCGCATCAGTCGCCTCTTCCAGTTGGAAGCGACATGGAGGGACAAGCCCCCGGAGGAGATTCACCGGCTGAGGCATGCCCACCTGCGTGCGCACGTGGACGCCTTCTTCGTCTGGGCCCAGGAGGAGTACGAGAAGGTGCGGGAGCAGCGCGGCCTCTTGCGCCGGGCCCTCGGCTACGCCGTGCGCCAGCGCGAGGCGCTGCGCTGCTTCCTCGACGACGGACGGCTGCTGCTTGAGAACAACCGCTCCGAGAGAGAATTGAGAAGGATTGCCGTCGGACGCAAGGCCTGGCTCTTCGTCGGGAGCGATGACCATGCCGAGCGCGCCGGCCACCTCTTCACCCTCATCGCCACCGCGCGACTGCACGGACTCGAGCCCGAGACCTACCTGCGCGACATCCTGCGCGTGCTGGCCCACTGGCCCCACCAGCGCTACCTCGAGCTCGCTCCCAAGTACTGGGCCGCTACGCGCGCTCGCCTCCTCCCCTCCGAACTCGACGCCGAGGTGGGCGAACTCACCGTCCCGGCGCCGGTTGCGGCCTCGCCCGAAGAGCAGTCGTCGCCGCGCTGA
- a CDS encoding ISAzo13 family transposase, with product MDAEKAVAERYQALRDVMDERVTRRWAGAEALALGRGGVTAVARATGLARMTVRAGRDEVSGKRPEGALVRVRRKGAGRPPVEVAQPGLTETLESLVDPVTRGDPESPLRWTCKSTRMLAAALEKHGYKVSPQKVGELLKSQGYSLQAISKSLEGESHPDRNAQFEHINAQVQEFQARGQPAVSVDTKKKELVGEFKNGGREWQPAGAPVLSLTHDFPDTAVGKAIPYGVYDIGDNSAWVSVGVDHDTPVFAVNSLGAWWRKMGHARYPEAKELLVTADSGGSNSARIRVWKAELQRLADATGLCISVCHFPPGTSKWNKVEHRLFSHISLNWRGRPLEDYETVVNLIGTTTNTKGLKVKARLDRRRYRTGVSVSPEAMHELHLVRATFHGDWNYVLKPRMDN from the coding sequence ATGGACGCGGAAAAGGCCGTGGCGGAGCGCTACCAGGCACTCCGGGACGTCATGGATGAGCGGGTGACGCGCCGCTGGGCAGGCGCCGAGGCGCTCGCGCTGGGACGAGGCGGCGTCACAGCGGTCGCCCGGGCGACGGGACTGGCGCGCATGACGGTGCGCGCGGGGCGCGACGAGGTGAGCGGGAAGAGGCCTGAAGGAGCGCTGGTGCGGGTGCGGCGCAAGGGCGCTGGGCGCCCGCCAGTGGAGGTGGCCCAGCCGGGGCTGACCGAAACCCTGGAGTCGCTGGTGGACCCGGTGACTCGGGGCGACCCGGAGTCGCCGCTGCGCTGGACGTGCAAGAGCACGAGGATGCTGGCTGCGGCGTTGGAGAAGCACGGCTACAAAGTGAGCCCCCAGAAGGTGGGCGAGTTGCTCAAGAGCCAGGGCTACAGCTTGCAGGCAATCTCCAAGTCGTTGGAGGGAGAGTCGCACCCGGACCGCAACGCCCAGTTCGAGCACATCAACGCTCAGGTGCAGGAGTTCCAGGCTCGGGGACAGCCCGCCGTTTCGGTGGACACGAAGAAGAAGGAGTTGGTGGGGGAGTTCAAGAATGGAGGCCGTGAATGGCAGCCGGCGGGGGCGCCGGTGCTGAGCCTGACGCATGACTTCCCAGACACAGCGGTGGGCAAGGCGATTCCCTACGGTGTGTACGACATCGGGGACAACAGCGCCTGGGTGTCGGTGGGGGTGGACCACGACACGCCCGTCTTCGCCGTCAACAGCCTCGGCGCGTGGTGGCGCAAAATGGGCCATGCGCGCTACCCCGAGGCGAAGGAACTCCTGGTGACGGCGGACTCGGGCGGCAGCAACAGCGCGCGAATCCGGGTCTGGAAGGCCGAGCTGCAGCGGCTGGCGGACGCGACGGGGCTTTGCATCAGCGTCTGTCATTTCCCGCCCGGTACGAGCAAGTGGAACAAGGTGGAGCATCGCCTCTTCAGCCACATCAGTCTGAATTGGAGAGGCCGCCCCCTGGAGGACTACGAGACGGTGGTGAACCTCATCGGCACCACGACCAACACCAAGGGCTTGAAGGTGAAAGCACGGCTGGACCGACGGCGCTACCGCACAGGAGTCAGCGTCTCTCCGGAGGCCATGCACGAACTCCACCTCGTCCGCGCTACCTTCCATGGTGACTGGAACTACGTCCTCAAGCCCCGAATGGATAATTAA